From the Streptobacillus canis genome, the window ATTCAAAATTATCTATTAATCTTTGGTATGTTGTTTTTTCCATGTCACTCCTATCATAGCTAAATTATTTTTTGTTATTTCTTCTATTTTATTATCATTGAATTTAAGTGTTGTTTTCATCAATTCTTTGTAATGTGCTTCATAGTAATTTATGTTATTTTCAGAAATATGATGAATTGTTATTAAATTTGTGCTACAATACATGTATAATATATCATCTATTTGTTGCACATCAATAATTTTACCTATATATTTAGATGGTACTGAATATTTCTTTTTATGGTAAGTTATTAAAGATGAATTATCAACTTTTA encodes:
- a CDS encoding Mu transposase domain-containing protein, whose protein sequence is KVDNSSLITYHKKKYSVPSKYIGKIIDVQQIDDILYMYCSTNLITIHHISENNINYYEAHYKELMKTTLKFNDNKIEEITKNNLAMIGVTWKKQHTKD